TAGCATGAAAATCCCAGTCTTAGTCTCAGCTCTCACAGAAAATTCCTTCTTCAGAAGGATAAAACAAGTACCAAATAAAGCAACTTCACAGGTGAGTGAGATAATCTCCACTAGCTGAACCCTTTTCTTTATAAAAGGTTTCTTTAGCAACATGAAGAACAGCTGAAAAGAAGTCATAGACAACATAATAATCACAGGGGTCTTAGAAGACTGAGTTGGAACAAAGTGACCTGCCAAAATTCCCAGTGAAACACGCCTTATGGATTCAAGAAACACGTAGTATATCCTAAGAATCCCAAACAGCTTTTGGATGAAAGGTGCTTCTGCATCTTCTGTTTCATCATCAGAGGCAATGATGCGGTCTCTTTGACTTGGAGGGTTGCCAGTGCCACCAGATATCTGTGAAAGCATGTACTTTGGAGGGCCTCTCAAGTCTTCAAACAGTGGGCCAAAGATGGTTAGATAAACAGATCTAGGTTGTTCTTTCCATGTCCATTGGCCTCTTTTACCTGGCCCCAGAGTTACTCTCACAAGCTCTTGGTACCAGTGAAATGTCAAACCTTCTTGATGGACTTCCTTGTATTGAAGCAACTTTCCAAATGTGATTCCAATGGAGAGGAACAAGAACAAAGCCAGAAGAACAATGGACACAAAAACGAACAGTATAGTTCCAACAGCAATTCCAGAAGGAGATCCCCCTATAGCCATaatgcaaaagagaaaaattaaaccTAGTGATTGTGTGAGAGAAGTTTTGGACTTCTGAATAAATGGCCTTGCATTGAATACTGAAATCATATAAGGGAAGTGATCTCATTGCTGTCAtctatttctaatttttctattaTCCTTCTCATAAGTTTCAATAAATCAAATGAATACATTTGCCAAGAGCTATAATTTAGACGAGGTGAGATAATGATTGGAATATCTGTGTTCACCTTCTGAGAGGGAAGGAAAACAGGAACCATAAACTCTTCAGTTATCAGTTTAGATTTTGTCAAAACAAAGAAAGGAATCTTCCTTTTCATATCGAAGGCAACAAACATACTGTGTTTTTTTGTCAAGAATCCTGTAATTTTCCCAAATTTATATCACACATTTCACCACTAATTAGAAAAACCACCAATTCATTCTTCATAAAGCACTCTATAATGTGATTGACCTCACTGGTGGTTTGAATCAACTAGTATTCATTTCCTATGTCTAATATCTTTTATCTGTCATTGCTTTATATTTTGCTTTACTTATTGATCACAGAAAATGGTTAGGTGACAAATAACAACATCATGATTATGTTTACCTTGAATTAGGACAGCAGAGGACTTGCAAATATTCGGTAGTGCaagaaatataagaaatatcTCAAATCTTGGGAATGTGAGTGATCCATGGATTGTATGCTTCTCAGAATTTCTCTTCCCAAATTTCAGGACAATGAGGAGAAAAGCATGCAGAACCATTAAACCACCACAGATCACAGCTAACCAAAACATGCTTCTATAAAATTCTGTCCATCTATTagacaaaaaagaaacaaatcttataatcgattataataagTAAGAATATATTGTTGAAGCACTTGTActtgacaaataaataaattataatctgAAAACAGAGTATGCTCCTTGATTTATCTCATGGAATGCCTTTTCTTATTGTTATAGATGCAGAACAAAAAAATGTATCCTCTTAGTCCATTTTTGAAGCAGTGGTTCATTTGCAAACCTTTTCTGACATCTGGTTGAAATTGGGTATATCATGTGTTGACAACTAGAATGCAATATACTAAGTTGGCAATTTCCAGTTAACATTGTAGTAAAGTATTGGTGGTCTAGTATTCAATTTCCAGTTAACATTGTAGTAAAGTATTGGTGGTCTagtattcattttttttcaaaacaatattaGTTTGAGCTAACAAAAAGTGAGTTGAGTGTTTTGCTAGTATCCTTTGTATGCTAATGATGACCTTTTCTgtatagaaatgaaaaaactGATTTCCAAATATATTGTAATGTATTGAAACATATAACTTACCCAGAGGGATGTTGTGAATCCAAAATATATTCAGCTTCTGGTTTCATATTTTCACTCTGCAAGTGTGCACTATGAATTAAGAATTGACGATTTTTCATTAACATAGATAAGAAATTCAATTTCTCTGCACTATTGATATACATCTCAACTTATTCTAACCTCAAAATATTGCTGGTACTCTGAAGAAGTAAGTGGTGATCCATACACTGAAGCAGCCAAATTCAAACTCTTAACTAACTTGTTTGGGATTGTTGCTGGAGCCTTGTTGATGACCTTAGAGGTTCCAAAGGGATTAGAGCTTACCTTGAATAGGTTCATTGGTTCATTTTCCCATGGAACAGTAAAATAGGGTATGGTCCATTGCAAATGTCTGGCAAATTCATAAAACTCGACTGGCAACTTAACTGCTAACCATCTAGATAGTGCAAACACCTGAATATGGCCCAAAATTCTCTGCATGATTGACAAAGTTATCCTATCAATGTGGTTTTCTCTCCataatcactataaaaataaaagaacattCTGTAATTTACAGAAACTTTTCAAAGTTGAAAGAAAACTAAAAGTTCAAGAtgctaaaagaaaattatttcatGTTGGTTGAGAAGAAGCAATGGTTTCTACTCTCTACCCTTGAATGCAAAATCTAGGACCAATATTTTGTTTGTGACAAGTTGGCATGGAAGAAAGTGAGTTAGTGAGTGAGCAACTGAGCATTGaaatagagaaaatttatcttcatccattgttttgtttttacttttccttGTTTATAAACTCGATCAAGCTCCATTTGATAATTTGTCAAGCTTGATATCTGAGTCTCTCTTCCAAAGTATTCTATGTCACTGACTCTCCATTTAAATAACAGGATATAAACTGGTGTAACTTGTCAGCAGGATTCAAGTTAAGTGTCTCACAAGAAGATTCCTCGCTGGATCGAAGACCAAAAAAGACGATGATCTTGTAAATGTACCAACAGATTGAAGGCTTGCAGTTGAGATAGTAAGAAAACCCGCAGCAATTGATGTCACCACAAATGAAGCAGTTGCAAATGCTGAAACCACTGAGGAAATGAGAGGCATAGAGTCTGCACGATTGCAAaaccataaatattttaacaacttgATAAAATAGgtgcaaataaaaaaacaatattgtgATATACACGAATAGAAATGCTCACAAGatgggaaaaaaaaaatataaatatcagCTCTAATAGCAACACTATCACCAAAAAAAGAATGAATAAGCAAAACTAAAAATCTTACAGCGCCTCACTTGTAGAAAATTAGAAGCTAGATTTTTGTTCCCAGCAACATCTCTTGTTACATTCTCATGCACACCAACAAAGACTAAACCATCATCTGCTAGTAACTCAACCATGTATATGTCGCGTCTTATTTCATGGAAACTAGACAGAAAACAAAAGTTGATGTCTGTCAATAGACATTTGGCTTTCACATAATGATTGTGGAGAGAGAGAGGGATATTTAGCATGCTTTGAAAAGATTAACGTTATTagtttaaaaagattatatcaattattttttaagtttaggatcaaaatataacaaattttcaaatcagGCCAATTCCAATTTTGTGTTCAAGTTTGAAAggttaaaaacatatttatgtcCTAAGAAAATGGCCATCCACAAAAATACTTACCTTTTTAGTAAACCCCCTGAAATTGATATGCAAGAGGAGTTGAAGCCAAAAACAGGCTTCACAAATTTAACTAATATTTGGAGATTGTGCTCTCTTGTCCTCATGCTATATGTACTCAACATCACAGCAGGCCTCGTAGTATCTGAATTCCATGCATGGGTATGTTAGCAAAGAGCATAGGAATCTCAAGATTCTTAAGACAAAGGTGTGTAAAaacaatatatgttttttcttagtGGTTGGTGGATAGAATGTACCATAAAGGAAAGTAACTGGTGCAGTTGGTGAAACTTGAGTCCCTTGTCTGGTTATTATAGACTCTGAATTGAAGTTAATTGATATTATAGAAGTAGAGGATATATTAGCAATCTGAAATAAGAGTTGGCCAAAAGAAAGTGTAAGCAGAGGAGAAGCACTTAGAATAAGCATATGATATACACCCTTAAAACTTATCATATCAACGAATCAATCAACTGACCATGAATCCAAATCTTCTATCTCCAAGGctttttgaattatttagaaGAAGTGAACCCTGACTAATGTTGATAGAATTCAAAATTTCTGTAGATGAATTCAGAACTGGAGCTGAGAAGTACAAATATATCTTTAGCCTGTCAAAGTCATTAGTTGCCTGTACTGTTCTCGTTTCACTGTTAAGTTGAAGCAGTTCTTCTGGTACACGAGTCCTGATGTTGACATAAACTTTTCTCCTGTCTGTATCATGGTTGCCATAGAGGAAATCAAGTTCTGAACATTAAAAAGTAACCAAATGTGTTCTACAGTGTTGTTTACTTATATTTAGAATGCATAAAAATCTTCGAAGCTCCTAGCCTCTACAATACTGATACACGATAACATAATGTTCAGTTCTATTGGATTAAAAGTTCAAGCACCTGTAGAAAAAGACAGTACAGCATCTTTGAGGCCACAAGCACCAAAGCACATGAACTTTTATCCATAAAAGTAATCAAACAAATGACACATCACGCATTGCTGAGAATAATACTATGGTATGCCAAAGGGACTATTCAAGGGTTTAAGAAGTCCTTTAAGAATGAAGATTTTTTTGAAGTCCTTTTTTCATGGAGGTCTCAAGCAATTAGTCctaaaaaagtatttttgagGCCTAAAGCAATTAGTactagaaaacatttttttagacCTTCTTTTCTTGGAGGCTTAAAACAATGGTTTTACCTGTTTGGACCTTGAACTGACCTACTATGACAGAATAAAAGATTCACTTACCAAAATGTATATAAACACTAGAATTTGGCATTCTCATAAAGCTGTTGCCAGCAAGGTCAGTGCAGAAGTTCCTATCCATTACAACGATTGCTCGGCCATATTGAACTGTAGATGACAGACTAACGAGAAGAGAATATGTGAGATTTGGCTGTAAAACTCTAAAGGAAGATGGTATGACCTGGCCAGCACCATAGACAAGAAGCTGTAGAGAAATAACAAAGCAGTGTGTTAAAGACTGAGGCAGTATTATATTAACAGCATTTATTTTTTCAAGACACCTCACCCCCTTAATATGGATTTTGCATTTTCCATAGCGACAACAGAGCTCGGAAGAAATTATCATTGCTATACAGGTAGAAAaattccatattttttttttacattaatttcttGGAAATATATGGCATTCGTTGGAAACAAGTTACAGAGAAGAGATCTGCTATAGATACATGGTAAAAAAGACAACTTCAGAAATATAAGCAACCTTGGTTAGCCACCCACTTACATTGCATGCATTTACTGACTTGCATCCAAAACCTCCTCCAACTATACAGGGTTCTGTGAAAGATATGTTTACAGACACATTTAAGGAACTTGTAAAAGATGTTGAGGCAGTAACATACGCCGTTGGGGGAGTTGTAtctgaaagaaaataatgtagTGAAATGTTAAAATGGTATTTCAAAATAAGTTCATGTTAGATATCATTGGTATTACatgaagattttattaaaaaagagaaaaaaaaagaaaaacatggaAAGACAAGACTACACCAAATTCATGACAAAATTACAGTGCAGACAGGCAAAAAATACCTATTATGTTCAATGAAAAACAGATTTATGTTAATTAGTCAGGTAGAAAGTTCAAGCAATATTTCTTCTTTCCCTCCTTTCCATGATTCTGGAAACTTGTTTTTCCATGTTACAATGATGCAAGCAAAAGGTAGTTAAGCATTGAGATAATGAGATGCATTAGCTATCCTACTAAAAATGTCAAAAGAAATTTTGCTACTGACATTTGTGGCATAAACTGTTAAGCTTGAAACATTAATGTTCTCCTATTTTATGCTACCTTATTTAGTCAAAATACTCTGGACATAGGTTCTTTCATTAACCACACATAATCAGAAATTAAAAGGGGTCAAATCCCAGAAGTGATTGTTAACTAATAACAAGGATAAGGAATTAAGTATGGTTTCTTAACCAACAATCCAGTTATAGGTGGCACAGTTATAGCCAAGTCCTTCATGTCTGGTGCAGACTTCAAAAGTATGATTTCCATCCCTCAAATTTCTGTATGAAACTTTTCCATGTCTACATACTGATTTGATCTCATCATCCAGCTGCAACATGGTATTTCAGAACAATCAGAATAGCTTATAACATCCCCTCCCCATCCAAAAGATACAAAACCCAAAaggaatataaaacaaaattaacaccATGAACCAGCATTTTAGTTCTAGTGCTACTCACAAACACAACAGAGTAGTTTAAGACATGATATAATCTGTCAAGTGAATCTAACCCCTTTAACCTTAAAATTATTGTACGATATGGTTCCTCACATGTTTTTGTTACCATCCAAAATTCACGTTTCAAATAGTTACTAAAACTGTGCTACACCTACATGTGAAGATTGGTCAAAACCATAGACATGTGATGTGTCAGTTGAAGATCATGCAATAATTGCTCCTTAAAAGGATTTAACACACGTAAGCTGTACTATGTTTCACATGTCTTCCCACAGAAAAGAAAGCTCTCGAATCagaaaattgataaatttggtgatttaatttctttatcaaTCTCGGTCTTGTATAAAAACATGCCCACGTTAATGAAAAACTACACTAAGTAATATAATCAACATTTCACAACAACAAAATGATTGAATTGCTGGTTAAATTAAGCTACTCTTAGAAGTAAACGACTTGCCAAATTAACACACCCAAACACACAAACCTTGCATATGAGGGTGCAGTTTGAGCAATGGCCCCTACTAGAAGAGTTAAGAACTTGGAAAGCAAATGTTGCTGACTTAGAGTGAGAGAATGCGTGAGGGACCTTCAAGAACTTCACATAAACATCAGAGGCACCACATTTGGTAATGGAACACAGCAATGGTAAAAGGAAACAGAGTACAGAAAGAAATGGGAGTCTAAGCAGACCCATATTAGAACACAGTAAGAGTAGAAGCCACTTAAGTGTGAAAGAGTGATATTTTCATGTTGGTGTGGTGAAAATGTTTGAAGtgagtgaagaagaagagcTTGGCATGCAAAAGGGTGCACAGAGATAGAGAAAGAAAGATAAGAGGAAGCTGTTGTGCACTAAGAAAGTGGCTTCAACCATGGCCATTGAATCATTGATGATGATAATTGCATTAAGGATAAGCGAACATGAGCTTGTGCAGTACAACACTCGATGAATTTCGTGGTCTTTGTCGTTGTTGTGATAGAGACCCACGTTGTAACAGTAAAGGGTAATTATGAATCATGGTATCACTATAGATAGACacagaaaagtgaaaaaaaaaaaagtacttaTGAGTGTGTTGGTCCAATTTTGTGATGGCCCTTGATGTGATGCAAGAAATGAAGACAAAATGTGAGTGGTGAGCAGATCTTTCTCTCTGCTTCACACAGTGACAACATGGTTTGGGTGAGATAATAAAATGTGTGCTGATCTCAACCTTATAAACGTTATCTCTCGTTACATTTTGATCTTATCATAAAGTTCTACACTCTCATGACACATATCATCTGCTATAACACAATCAATGCATCAAATACTAAGAGCTACGAAACAAGAAAATGGGgttaaagaaagaaaacgaaaacaaaGAATTACACACAACAGAAAGCTGCAACTCACATAATAAAACACTTCATTCCACTGTTTGTGTTTAACCAGAACAGATCATATTTCTTAAGACGTGACTCTTAAGACGTTGAATAGAAATATGGATGAAGaaacattaatttattgttctaaagttttgaaaaattatttgaataatttgattgaaataaaaaaaaaatcatatttttaagttttaatgt
This Vigna angularis cultivar LongXiaoDou No.4 chromosome 4, ASM1680809v1, whole genome shotgun sequence DNA region includes the following protein-coding sequences:
- the LOC108331839 gene encoding uncharacterized protein LOC108331839 isoform X1, with product MGLLRLPFLSVLCFLLPLLCSITKCGASDVYVKFLKVPHAFSHSKSATFAFQVLNSSSRGHCSNCTLICKLDDEIKSVCRHGKVSYRNLRDGNHTFEVCTRHEGLGYNCATYNWIVDTTPPTAYVTASTSFTSSLNVSVNISFTEPCIVGGGFGCKSVNACNLLVYGAGQVIPSSFRVLQPNLTYSLLVSLSSTVQYGRAIVVMDRNFCTDLAGNSFMRMPNSSVYIHFDRRKVYVNIRTRVPEELLQLNSETRTVQATNDFDRLKIYLYFSAPVLNSSTEILNSINISQGSLLLNNSKSLGDRRFGFMIANISSTSIISINFNSESIITRQGTQVSPTAPVTFLYDTTRPAVMLSTYSMRTREHNLQILVKFVKPVFGFNSSCISISGGLLKSFHEIRRDIYMVELLADDGLVFVGVHENVTRDVAGNKNLASNFLQVRRYSMPLISSVVSAFATASFVVTSIAAGFLTISTASLQSVGTFTRSSSFLVFDPARNLLRILGHIQVFALSRWLAVKLPVEFYEFARHLQWTIPYFTVPWENEPMNLFKVSSNPFGTSKVINKAPATIPNKLVKSLNLAASVYGSPLTSSEYQQYFESENMKPEAEYILDSQHPSGWTEFYRSMFWLAVICGGLMVLHAFLLIVLKFGKRNSEKHTIHGSLTFPRFEIFLIFLALPNICKSSAVLIQGGSPSGIAVGTILFVFVSIVLLALFLFLSIGITFGKLLQYKEVHQEGLTFHWYQELVRVTLGPGKRGQWTWKEQPRSVYLTIFGPLFEDLRGPPKYMLSQISGGTGNPPSQRDRIIASDDETEDAEAPFIQKLFGILRIYYVFLESIRRVSLGILAGHFVPTQSSKTPVIIMLSMTSFQLFFMLLKKPFIKKRVQLVEIISLTCEVALFGTCFILLKKEFSVRAETKTGIFMLVLFLVEYCAQIINEWYALYVQTKMLDPGEKSLLVGLKNALIGFLLYFIPQKCIKDLVNRLPQNGTGNIEESRDTASGGDRSRFSSSRSSGTPDGAWLKQIREFAKSSFGRERSVNDPSTSGTTAWSGLWGNKRSGSSSSEFKSKSSSLYKDLEAIFSSK
- the LOC108331839 gene encoding uncharacterized protein LOC108331839 isoform X2 gives rise to the protein MDRNFCTDLAGNSFMRMPNSSVYIHFDRRKVYVNIRTRVPEELLQLNSETRTVQATNDFDRLKIYLYFSAPVLNSSTEILNSINISQGSLLLNNSKSLGDRRFGFMIANISSTSIISINFNSESIITRQGTQVSPTAPVTFLYDTTRPAVMLSTYSMRTREHNLQILVKFVKPVFGFNSSCISISGGLLKSFHEIRRDIYMVELLADDGLVFVGVHENVTRDVAGNKNLASNFLQVRRYSMPLISSVVSAFATASFVVTSIAAGFLTISTASLQSVGTFTRSSSFLVFDPARNLLRILGHIQVFALSRWLAVKLPVEFYEFARHLQWTIPYFTVPWENEPMNLFKVSSNPFGTSKVINKAPATIPNKLVKSLNLAASVYGSPLTSSEYQQYFESENMKPEAEYILDSQHPSGWTEFYRSMFWLAVICGGLMVLHAFLLIVLKFGKRNSEKHTIHGSLTFPRFEIFLIFLALPNICKSSAVLIQGGSPSGIAVGTILFVFVSIVLLALFLFLSIGITFGKLLQYKEVHQEGLTFHWYQELVRVTLGPGKRGQWTWKEQPRSVYLTIFGPLFEDLRGPPKYMLSQISGGTGNPPSQRDRIIASDDETEDAEAPFIQKLFGILRIYYVFLESIRRVSLGILAGHFVPTQSSKTPVIIMLSMTSFQLFFMLLKKPFIKKRVQLVEIISLTCEVALFGTCFILLKKEFSVRAETKTGIFMLVLFLVEYCAQIINEWYALYVQTKMLDPGEKSLLVGLKNALIGFLLYFIPQKCIKDLVNRLPQNGTGNIEESRDTASGGDRSRFSSSRSSGTPDGAWLKQIREFAKSSFGRERSVNDPSTSGTTAWSGLWGNKRSGSSSSEFKSKSSSLYKDLEAIFSSK